A window of Ciconia boyciana chromosome 27, ASM3463844v1, whole genome shotgun sequence contains these coding sequences:
- the SLC39A5 gene encoding zinc transporter ZIP5 isoform X2: MSATSTCWRCRRRSTGTSTPPGSTAGPRRPAPRRPPAPPAPGPPRPKAGRSRRPPSPRCRGHPWEPRGAPRPRRDEPGLSLLGRVLGLEHSSADHPHDDCLNVTQLLGNFGLDSVSQLTPEQFTLLCPALLYQIDSRVCIQHSDEAQGRHQETPAEPGTAVLQGLAVLGGIYLLFLVELLLGMLRRSREATGRSPRETPDVAMGVLAPSRGGAELRHLTTPEPELELKPHGHPHGHPHGHSHGHSHGPALPPSPRATDIAWMVVLGDGIHNLTDGLAIGAAFSHSLSSGLSTALAVLCHELPHELGDLAVLLRAGTAPRTVLLLNLLSALLSCLGAAAGAAVGQSASHLTPWILTATAGIFLYVALADMLPEALRGTEGPGEGTWGRFLLQNAGFLLGSGIMLGIALAEGHVRAWLQP, translated from the exons ATGTCAGCCACCTCGACCTGCTGGAGGTGCAGGAGGAGAAGCACCGGCACCAGCACCCCGCCTGGGAGcacggcggggccgcggcgcccagcgccccgccgcccccccgcccccccag cccccggccctCCCAGACCAAAGGCGGGACGAAGCCGGCGCCCACCGAGCCCCCGGTGCCGGGGCCACCCCTGGGAGCCGCGGggggccccccgcccccggcgggACGAGCCCGGCCTGAGCCTgctggggagggtgctgggctTGGAGCACTCCAGCGCCGACCACCCGCACGACGAC TGCCTCAACGTcacccagctgctggggaaTTTTGGGCTGGACTCGGTGTCCCAGCTGACGCCGGAGCAGTTCACCCTCCTCTGCCCGGCCCTGCTCTACCAGATCGACAGCCGCGTCTGCATCCAGCACAGCGATGAG GCCCAGGGGAGGCACCAGGAGACTCCGGCGGAGCCAGGGACCGCggtgctgcaggggctggcGGTGCTGGGGGGCATCTACCTGCTCTTCCTGGTGGAGCTGCTCTTGGGGATGCTGCGGCGGAGCCGGGAGGCCACG GGACGCTCCCCCAGAGAGACCCCCGACGTGGCCATGGGGGTCCTGGCACCATCGCGAGGAG GGGCTGAGCTGCGACACCTGACGACGCCAGAGCCAGAGCTGGAGCTCAAGCCCCACGGACACCCCCACGGACACCCCCACGGACACTCCCACGGACACTCCCacggccccgcgctgccccccagccccagggccacTGACATTGCCTGGATGGTGGTGCTGGGGGACGGGATCCACAACCTGACGGACGGGCTGGCCATCG GTGCCGCCTTctcccacagcctctccagTGGCCTCAGCACGGCGCTGGCCGTGCTCTGCCACGAGCTGCCCCACGAGCTGG GCGACCTGGCGGTGCTGCTGCGGGCGGGCACGGCCCCCCGCACCGTCCTGCTCCTCAACCTGCTCTCggccctgctctcctgcctgggggcggcggcaggggcggccgtggggcagagcGCGTCCCACCTCACCCCCTGGATCCTCACCGCCACCGCCGGTATCTTCCTCTACGTGGCCCTGGCCGACATG ctccccgaGGCGCTGCGGGGCACCGAGGGCCCCGGCGAGGGCACCTGGGGCCGCTTCCTTCTGCAGAACGCAGGGTTCCTGCTGGGCAGCGGCATCATGCTGGGCATCGCCCTCGCCGAGGGACACGTCCGcgcctggctgcagccctga
- the SLC39A5 gene encoding zinc transporter ZIP5 isoform X1, whose protein sequence is MSATSTCWRCRRRSTGTSTPPGSTAGPRRPAPRRPPAPPAPGPPRPKAGRSRRPPSPRCRGHPWEPRGAPRPRRDEPGLSLLGRVLGLEHSSADHPHDDCLNVTQLLGNFGLDSVSQLTPEQFTLLCPALLYQIDSRVCIQHSDEVTLPPPGGALWPALGWGLLAVTFVSLPSALAVVLVPLLSRSFFRSLLAFLVALAVGTLCGDALLHLWPHAQGRHQETPAEPGTAVLQGLAVLGGIYLLFLVELLLGMLRRSREATGRSPRETPDVAMGVLAPSRGGAELRHLTTPEPELELKPHGHPHGHPHGHSHGHSHGPALPPSPRATDIAWMVVLGDGIHNLTDGLAIGAAFSHSLSSGLSTALAVLCHELPHELGDLAVLLRAGTAPRTVLLLNLLSALLSCLGAAAGAAVGQSASHLTPWILTATAGIFLYVALADMLPEALRGTEGPGEGTWGRFLLQNAGFLLGSGIMLGIALAEGHVRAWLQP, encoded by the exons ATGTCAGCCACCTCGACCTGCTGGAGGTGCAGGAGGAGAAGCACCGGCACCAGCACCCCGCCTGGGAGcacggcggggccgcggcgcccagcgccccgccgcccccccgcccccccag cccccggccctCCCAGACCAAAGGCGGGACGAAGCCGGCGCCCACCGAGCCCCCGGTGCCGGGGCCACCCCTGGGAGCCGCGGggggccccccgcccccggcgggACGAGCCCGGCCTGAGCCTgctggggagggtgctgggctTGGAGCACTCCAGCGCCGACCACCCGCACGACGAC TGCCTCAACGTcacccagctgctggggaaTTTTGGGCTGGACTCGGTGTCCCAGCTGACGCCGGAGCAGTTCACCCTCCTCTGCCCGGCCCTGCTCTACCAGATCGACAGCCGCGTCTGCATCCAGCACAGCGATGAGGTGACGCTGCCTCCCCCGGGGGGGGCCCTGTGGCCAG cgctgggctgggggctcctggcCGTCACCTTCGTCAGCCTGCCCTCCGCCCTGGCCGTCGTCCTCGTCCCGCTGCTGAGCCGCAGCTTCTTCCGCTCGCTGCTGGCCTTCCTGGTGGCGCTGGCCGTGGGGACGCTCTGCGGGGACGCCCTGCTCCACCTCTGGCCCCAT GCCCAGGGGAGGCACCAGGAGACTCCGGCGGAGCCAGGGACCGCggtgctgcaggggctggcGGTGCTGGGGGGCATCTACCTGCTCTTCCTGGTGGAGCTGCTCTTGGGGATGCTGCGGCGGAGCCGGGAGGCCACG GGACGCTCCCCCAGAGAGACCCCCGACGTGGCCATGGGGGTCCTGGCACCATCGCGAGGAG GGGCTGAGCTGCGACACCTGACGACGCCAGAGCCAGAGCTGGAGCTCAAGCCCCACGGACACCCCCACGGACACCCCCACGGACACTCCCACGGACACTCCCacggccccgcgctgccccccagccccagggccacTGACATTGCCTGGATGGTGGTGCTGGGGGACGGGATCCACAACCTGACGGACGGGCTGGCCATCG GTGCCGCCTTctcccacagcctctccagTGGCCTCAGCACGGCGCTGGCCGTGCTCTGCCACGAGCTGCCCCACGAGCTGG GCGACCTGGCGGTGCTGCTGCGGGCGGGCACGGCCCCCCGCACCGTCCTGCTCCTCAACCTGCTCTCggccctgctctcctgcctgggggcggcggcaggggcggccgtggggcagagcGCGTCCCACCTCACCCCCTGGATCCTCACCGCCACCGCCGGTATCTTCCTCTACGTGGCCCTGGCCGACATG ctccccgaGGCGCTGCGGGGCACCGAGGGCCCCGGCGAGGGCACCTGGGGCCGCTTCCTTCTGCAGAACGCAGGGTTCCTGCTGGGCAGCGGCATCATGCTGGGCATCGCCCTCGCCGAGGGACACGTCCGcgcctggctgcagccctga
- the NABP2 gene encoding SOSS complex subunit B1 isoform X1 encodes MSTETLVKDVKPGLKNLNLIFIVLETGRVTKTKDGHEVRTCKVADKTGSINISVWDDVGNLIQPGDIIRLTKGYASVFKGCLTLYTGRGGDLQKIGEFCMVYSEVPNFSEPNPEYVAQQSQNKGAQNESASPAASQTSQGPPTAPPAPDSQNGNGLSSGGPAHPPSAPAHPPSGRITRSQPGHPGPAAGPVSNGKETRRSSKR; translated from the exons ATGAGCACCGAGACGCTGGTGAAGGACGTGAAACCGGGGCTGAAGAACCTCAACCTCATCTTCATCGTGCTGGAGACGG GCCGGGTGACGAAGACGAAGGACGGGCACGAGGTGCGGACGTGCAAGGTGGCCGACAAGACGGGCAGCATCAACATCTCGGTGTGGGACGATGTGGGCAACCTCATCCAGCCCGGGGACATCATCCGCCTCACCAAGGG GTACGCGTCCGTCTTCAAGGGCTGCCTGACGCTCTACACGGGGCGCGGAGGTGACCTGCAGAAGATCGGCGA GTTCTGCATGGTCTACTCCGAGGTGCCCAACTTCAGCGAGCCCAACCCCGAGTACGTGGCGCAGCAGTCGCAGAACAAAGGG GCCCAGAACGAGAGCGCGAGTCCGGCTGCTTCGCAGACCAGCCAGGGcccccccacagcacccccag ccCCCGACAGCCAGAACGGGAACGGGCTGAGTTCGGGGGGCCCCGCGCACCCCCCCAGCGCCCCCGCGCACCCCCCCAGCGGCCGCATCACCCGCAGCCAGCCCGGCCACCCCGGCCCTGCTGCCGGCCCCGTCAGCAACGGCAAGGAGACGCGGAGGAGCAGCAAGAGATAA
- the NABP2 gene encoding SOSS complex subunit B1 isoform X2: protein MSTETLVKDVKPGLKNLNLIFIVLETGRVTKTKDGHEVRTCKVADKTGSINISVWDDVGNLIQPGDIIRLTKGFCMVYSEVPNFSEPNPEYVAQQSQNKGAQNESASPAASQTSQGPPTAPPAPDSQNGNGLSSGGPAHPPSAPAHPPSGRITRSQPGHPGPAAGPVSNGKETRRSSKR from the exons ATGAGCACCGAGACGCTGGTGAAGGACGTGAAACCGGGGCTGAAGAACCTCAACCTCATCTTCATCGTGCTGGAGACGG GCCGGGTGACGAAGACGAAGGACGGGCACGAGGTGCGGACGTGCAAGGTGGCCGACAAGACGGGCAGCATCAACATCTCGGTGTGGGACGATGTGGGCAACCTCATCCAGCCCGGGGACATCATCCGCCTCACCAAGGG GTTCTGCATGGTCTACTCCGAGGTGCCCAACTTCAGCGAGCCCAACCCCGAGTACGTGGCGCAGCAGTCGCAGAACAAAGGG GCCCAGAACGAGAGCGCGAGTCCGGCTGCTTCGCAGACCAGCCAGGGcccccccacagcacccccag ccCCCGACAGCCAGAACGGGAACGGGCTGAGTTCGGGGGGCCCCGCGCACCCCCCCAGCGCCCCCGCGCACCCCCCCAGCGGCCGCATCACCCGCAGCCAGCCCGGCCACCCCGGCCCTGCTGCCGGCCCCGTCAGCAACGGCAAGGAGACGCGGAGGAGCAGCAAGAGATAA
- the RNF41 gene encoding E3 ubiquitin-protein ligase NRDP1 isoform X1, with translation MGYDVARFQGDVDEDLICPICSGVLEEPVQAPHCEHAFCNACITQWFSQQQTCPVDRSVVTVAHLRPVPRIMRNMLSKLQITCDNAVFGCTAVVRLDNLMSHLNDCEHNPKRPVTCEQGCGLEMPKDELPNHNCIKHLRSVVQQQQTRIAELEKTSAEHKHQLAEQKRDIQLLKAYMRAIRSVNPNLQNLEETIEYNEILEWVNSLQPARVTRWGGMISTPDAVLQAVIKRSLVESGCPTSIINELIENAHERNWPQGLATLETRQMNRRYYENYVAKRIPGKQAVVVMACENQHMGEDMVLEPGLVMIFAHGVEEI, from the exons ATGGGGTATGATGTAGCACGTTTTCAGGGGGATGTTGATGAAGACCTTATATGCCCCATCTGCAGCGGGGTCCTGGAGGAGCCGGTTCAG GCTCCTCACTGCGAGCACGCCTTCTGCAATGCCTGCATCACCCAGTGGTTCTCCCAGCAGCAGACGTGCCCCGTGGACCGCAGCGTCGTGACGGTTGCCCACCTCCGCCCCGTCCCGCGGATCATGCGTAATATGCTCTCGAAGCTGCAGATCACTTGCGACAACGCTGTTTTCGGCTGTACGGCAGTCGTGCGACTTGACAACCTGATGTCTCACCTCAATGACTGCGAGCACAATCCAAAGCGCCCGGTGACCTGCGAGCAGGGATGCGG CTTGGAAATGCCCAAAGATGAGCTGCCAAACCACAACTGCATCAAGCATTTGAGATCTgtggtgcagcagcagcagacgAGAATCGCTGAGCTGGAGAAGACCTCAGCAGAGCACAAGCATCAGCTGGCCGAGCAG AAACGGGACATTCAGTTGCTGAAGGCCTACATGCGCGCCATCCGCAGCGTCAACCCCAACCTGCAGAACCTGGAGGAGACCATCGAATACAATGAGATCCTGGA GTGGGTGAACTCCCTGCAGCCGGCCCGGGTGACGCGGTGGGGTGGAATGATCTCCACGCCGGACGCGGTGCTGCAGGCCGTCATCAAGCGCTCGCTGGTGGAGAGCGGCTGCCCCACGTCCATCATCAACGAGCTGATCGAGAACGCCCACGAGCGGAACTGGCCGCAGGGCCTGGCCACGCTGGAGACCCGCCAGATGAACCGGCGGTACTACGAGAACTATGTGGCCAAGCGCATCCCCGGCAAGCAGGCCGTGGTGGTGATGGCCTGCGAAAACCAGCACATGGGCGAGGACATGGTGCTAGAGCCGGGACTGGTGATGATATTTGCACACGGAGTGGAGGAAATCTAA
- the RNF41 gene encoding E3 ubiquitin-protein ligase NRDP1 isoform X2: protein MRNMLSKLQITCDNAVFGCTAVVRLDNLMSHLNDCEHNPKRPVTCEQGCGLEMPKDELPNHNCIKHLRSVVQQQQTRIAELEKTSAEHKHQLAEQKRDIQLLKAYMRAIRSVNPNLQNLEETIEYNEILEWVNSLQPARVTRWGGMISTPDAVLQAVIKRSLVESGCPTSIINELIENAHERNWPQGLATLETRQMNRRYYENYVAKRIPGKQAVVVMACENQHMGEDMVLEPGLVMIFAHGVEEI from the exons ATGCGTAATATGCTCTCGAAGCTGCAGATCACTTGCGACAACGCTGTTTTCGGCTGTACGGCAGTCGTGCGACTTGACAACCTGATGTCTCACCTCAATGACTGCGAGCACAATCCAAAGCGCCCGGTGACCTGCGAGCAGGGATGCGG CTTGGAAATGCCCAAAGATGAGCTGCCAAACCACAACTGCATCAAGCATTTGAGATCTgtggtgcagcagcagcagacgAGAATCGCTGAGCTGGAGAAGACCTCAGCAGAGCACAAGCATCAGCTGGCCGAGCAG AAACGGGACATTCAGTTGCTGAAGGCCTACATGCGCGCCATCCGCAGCGTCAACCCCAACCTGCAGAACCTGGAGGAGACCATCGAATACAATGAGATCCTGGA GTGGGTGAACTCCCTGCAGCCGGCCCGGGTGACGCGGTGGGGTGGAATGATCTCCACGCCGGACGCGGTGCTGCAGGCCGTCATCAAGCGCTCGCTGGTGGAGAGCGGCTGCCCCACGTCCATCATCAACGAGCTGATCGAGAACGCCCACGAGCGGAACTGGCCGCAGGGCCTGGCCACGCTGGAGACCCGCCAGATGAACCGGCGGTACTACGAGAACTATGTGGCCAAGCGCATCCCCGGCAAGCAGGCCGTGGTGGTGATGGCCTGCGAAAACCAGCACATGGGCGAGGACATGGTGCTAGAGCCGGGACTGGTGATGATATTTGCACACGGAGTGGAGGAAATCTAA